The Triticum aestivum cultivar Chinese Spring chromosome 6D, IWGSC CS RefSeq v2.1, whole genome shotgun sequence genomic sequence ggatagcaagctcttccttcatcttgacgtcacggacgccgtctgagaacgcggagatgatggcctcgtccctgaccttggggatcttgaggcgagtgttgttgaagcgctggatgtacttctggagggtctctcctggttgttgcttgatgcggcgcaggtcacccgcggccggtgggcggttgcgagtgccctggaagttggcgacgaagcggtcgtgcttctcgccccaggaggagatcgagccgtgctgcaggttcaggagccaggagcgggctgcatccttgagagccatgggaaaccagttcgccatgactttctcatcgctgttggccgcttcgatgctcagctcgtagagctgcaggaactccgcggggtcggcagtgccatcgtagcgaggaggcagatccgacttgaacttgcctggccaggcgatgctacgtagctcgggggtgaaagcgcggcagctggccgtggttgccggggcctgcGTCGgcggtggagcttggtcttgatgaggtctgCGCGGCGCCgctgcaggcggcgcgcggtcttgacgaggcggcgtaGGGAgcacaggtgcagcttctcgcggccaagggatttcttggcagcttctctcttcgcgcgcgggcgccggacgtggcggatcacgccgtggggccgcgcgccttggcgccaaggcacaatcttggggcaaaggtggtggaggcgcgccatgagccacgtcgcctgtggctggcggagggtgaggcagagagggGGACGGcgtcggggagccccctgcggcacggacgagctcggcgacgcggtcgagccactcctcgtagaggtcatccaccgggcggtagtgcaggagctcgtttgcgGAGAGGAGTGCGGCCTGCGCCTCCATGGAGTGCGgcgtgcgtgagacgaagaaccggccggggtcagcgacggagtggcggtgcggccgtcctgccgcaccgatggatgcagcgaggatgcttgcggctcattccccgccgggccggtggcggcgttggcggcgggagacggagaacgacgaggtggcccgccgacgggagccgtctgagcaacggggcggtgagggcagcccggcgctcagctcgggcacggcgagcgtccgccatgagaCGACAGAGCGACGGAGTGACGaattgatggaagggaagctacggcgcacccctacctggcgtgccaaatgtcggatgtgggattccggcaaacccttaaggttcgaactctggggtgcgcgcgaagtctttccctcctaccgatctacgccctagctcgctaagatctcacggacgaactcgacgaactcgcaacacagaaagacacgagatttatactggttcgggccaccgttgtggtgtaataccctactccagtgtggtggtggtggattgcctcttgggctgatgatgaacagtacaaggggaagaacagcctcctgaggttgaggtgttcttgtgctaggtgAACTGGCGGGTCCAAACTCTCGATCGGATCAGATCAAGTTGAGATGTCCCTACTGTGGGTGGctggttctacttatataggccctggtcctcttcccaaatattgagcgggaaaggagccaacaacggcgggcaaatttgaagggggacagctagtacaagctatcctgacaaaagtagtcttcgcctacgaaaggctctggtggtgacgccgtcttgggctccacgatgacctccatcctgccgtccttctggtcttgggtctcgttgcaccgataaggcaacctttgtctgatgcctcagtAGTCCTCGCCTGCCTGgccctccttagcaccaaagaggaaacaaggacgctgcacgcgctggcgcccgcctgctctcgatcggtcatggctcacgtcacgagagcctcgtgaggtttgcccgccttgatatctccgctcctcgtgagcctgcctggccagGCCACTCCTGAGGGAGGTCTtgcatcctcctcgcgaggcttgggccctcgcgagggtcttggatgccttgtcgatgaagatgggccgtacggcccgctgacacagccacgccgtgggccgcaggcaggcaagtctggggacccccgttcccagaacgccgacagccatCACACCAAAATGTAATTAAGTGCCACATGCACTTTCAGGGGACAGCACCGGGTATGCACCGTCGCCGCTCCCGCGCCGACGCAGTGTGAGCACTATAGCCGGCCACTCTCGGCCCGTGCGTAGCTCCGCCAGGGCAACGCAGTTCGCTCGACCTCCGCCAGCCGCTGCTCCGCGCAGGTAGCGGTCGGTGCTAGTGCTCGCTCCACCGTCCCGCACAAGCACTCTAGAAGGACGTGAAGGCGCTCTGGCTTGCCATTGAGCAGCCGAAGCGTGAGGCAACGTAGGCGGCGGTGGAAGCGGCTCGGGTGGCCAAGTTGAACCGGTAGCAGGACAGGGCCATCTGCCGGATGAATGGGCTAAGCGTCGTCTCTGACTCCTCGACCGATGACGGCAACACCCATAGCTCCACCTCCGACGACGACGACCAAGATCCTCCATCAGCCGCGGGCGCCTACAGCTGCGCCGGCGATCGGAAAAGCAAAGGCCCGACGAAGAAGTGATGAAGATGCTCCTCCTTCGTTTATTTTTGTTTATTAGTTGTTTAAATTAAGAACTTGTCTGGCGATGAACTCTGATGTTCTTTTGGATGATGTATAGTCGGTTTATGTGCATTTAGTTGTCCAGATGCTGATTTCGTCGTACGTTGTTTCATCATGTAGAGTAGTTCATCGCGATGCATGCGTAGTGTGAATATAGGGTGTCGGATATGAGGTACACGGATGTGAAATGCATTATATGAGGCGTGACCGGTCAATGTCCGCCGACGCGTCCTCCGCAGCGTTTGATGATCCGGATTTGCTCGGCTGTAAATGCTCTTAGGTCAAAAAATGGTTCTAGTCATCTGTTACGTGACTCATCACCATCCTGCGTGGCGGATTTAGTCGCAAATGATTGTAATAATATTATTGCCTAATCAATAAAGCTCACGGTGCCTTCAAAAAAAACTTCTGAATTGTTCTGTTCATATCGAGAAGAACTTCTGAATATGCACAACATTTTTTCTCTTTCTACTTGCAGACATTAAGAGCAACTTCAATGAAGCGATCCATTCTGTCCGCGgccgtccgtttggatcggcgcggACAGAAGAGTCGGCCTAACGTGTCGACCCAAACGGATGCGCGTCCGttttcgtccgcctgccgacccattcccggcccattttgagccggatttgcttCGGCGCGGACACAAGACGGATGCGCGCGCTCGCCCTTTTTTCTCACTGGGCCcactggtcggtggcacattggtcTCTCCACATCAAACAGCATACCCTCACCCGCCTGCTTCGTCACTGACGCCGCCGGCCATTTTTCCGATAAAAatggatacatagatagttctacCGTACACAGATAAAAGAAAAGACCAACTACTCGTCGCTTTCcgactccgactcggtaatgtcctcctccgacgtctgaatgtaggcgtcagcaTGCTGCTCATCTTCGAAGTCCCAACCCGACGTTTCTCGTAGCTTCAGTTTCAATTGAGCGGCCTGCTTCCGCGAACGCTTGTtctcccgataggcggctcgctccgtcctcctcgcgtccctctccatcctcctttgcttgtagaactggcgctcgtcgacgatgtcctgcgggaagtgttcgCGCCACACCATCATGGCTTccacgtccatctcggcgatggcgaggcgacgctgccgcctccggtggacACGACATCCACGagatcctcgtcggtgaaaagccgcgtgagaggcgcgagatcctgcgcccgctggctcgacacgtcgggaaattcatatcccgacgaggcctcaggaggcgccacgccgccgcgtcgtgcgcgcaggccgcctcctctgcggtgtcgaaggtgccgaggatgaggcGTTTCTCACCAAACCAGATCTCGGAGGAGAAGGCAccggagcggcgctcgcggactccgtgaaaatccgaagcgcccaggcggcgcatcgacatggtggcgcagaggcggcgaggctagtgagaggaggcgagacgagtgggcggcggacggagtgtggagggagcgccttcttataacaagcgccggccgcggcgcgcgcgcgaacctttcccgcgcgctggagcgccaaaaccagcgcGCGCTAGGCCGCTTTTCCCCCGCGtgcgaacctttcccgcgcgctggagcgccaaaaccagggCGACGGCATGACCGCTGGCATGATCTAAAGCGTGCGcggtcatgaaatgggtcggcccgttgggcgcactgccgacccaaatctaaaaGAGGACGGACGGCAGGCggctggccgacccaaacggacaaaaagcggacaaaaacgccgtccgtttgggtcggcccgttggagttgctcctAGGATTTCTCTTTTTAGAAACAGCCggcattagtttttttttttttaggGCTTGCAGGCATTAGGTGAGTGAGGCCGTGCCATCCTTCGGCTACCGTCTCTGTTTACTCTTTTTTCTTCTCCGCAATGGGCTTGCTTCACTCTCGTTGTGGGCCTTACATGGGCTAGGCGGAGCAGTGCACTGAGATGTTTAGCGACTCGCATCCGTGCGATCGATAATTGACGGCATCGGGTCTCTCTGGTAATCCGTGCCGGACTCCTCCACAACCCGAAATTTTAAACATCGCGCTGCGCTGATCCTCCCccagctcaatcccgcaacccgaaTTCTCTTCAGAATCCCCTCGGATCTGTCCGAGCCCTAACCCTAGCCATGATGACCGGAGATGGCGGGTTCCTCCGCGAGCTCCGATTCAAGCTGGTGGGGTTCGACAAGGAGAAGGAAGACGAGGTTAGTCCCGAATCCCGATCCACTCCCTCTCCTCTGGTCGCGATCATTCGGAGTTAGTAGATTGGAAAGGGTGCATGATGCGAGACGCGTGCCGAGTTCGATCCCGTTGAGGAGGAGGAGTAGGCGGCAGCGGTTCCGTCCCTCGCGGTGCTCACTCCAGCGGACGCGCTCATACCCGCAGATAATTACGGGACAAGGGATGTGATTAGCGGCGAGTACGTTTTGTGCGGACGCGACTTGTTTTGCCGATTAGTTGGGGAAGTTAATTTTTAGTACTAAGCCATGATTGGTATTTGTGGGAATTACTGCTGGGGATTTGAGGGGAAGACATTTTCTGTTTGCGTTTAATTGATGCGATGTCTTTAGTGGCCTCCACCCGAAGCTGATTTGCACACCGCTGGTGATGAGAATGTCCACCAGCAGCAGCAGGATCGCGGCCGTACGCGTCAGTACTGCTTTTGCAGGGCCCAAACTTAATGGAACAGACGCGCACGGCAAGCAGCTGCAGCGCCGAAATCCATTCCTGAATGAGAATCAAGCGGAACCTGCATGCTAATGCACTGTGGGAACGAGTATTGCATTGACCACATCCTTCTCGATGAAGGAACTTGTTTCAAAATTATCTTGATCAATCAAGTTATCAGTGATAGCCTATACTGTTTGGCATTCTTGGTTTGCTTCAGTAGACACAGAAAGTTCTTTGTCCATCAATGCTTACTAAAGGGCGTTTCTGAAATATAAAATTCCTTAGGCATTGACTCTGCTATTTTTTTATGGGCAGTATGGAGATGCTATAAAGAGAAAAGGTGGATCAATCGAGAAGCTGTTTCTTTGGCAAGGCCTCTATCTGATCGTATCAAGTGAAAAGCTTAGCTAAGTGAGTACGCTGTTTTATTTCGATATAAATGCATTATCGCCTGTTCATTTCCTGAATTTTATTTTGTTTGGATATAGTCCGATCCCATATGTCTGAAAGCTCGCGATAATGGTTCTGTACTTATAAATGAGCTATGGCTGGATGATACACTGCAGAACGGAGCTCTTGCCGATATCAATAACGTACGTGTTTTTTTTCGATTCTCAATGCATTGGATTGATAATGTATATCGGCTATTTACCCTTTTGTGCATGATGATAGATACTATACAGGCCCCCAGTGTCTCTCGGAGGAATCAAAGGTGCTCAGTATCTCAACATTTCTCACACTGGTTTCTCAGGCCATGAAGGTCATTACTTAGAGGTACTCGCATGCAACTTTGCTTTTTGTATCAACCCATGAAAGCACTGATGCAAGCATATTAACTTCAACATTCTACAGAGACTTGTTGATATGGTGGGCGCACAAAATGTTGGTATAAGCAACGGCTCCTACTTTATATGCAACAGCTTGGCAGGTCGGTAGTACCATCTTTTAGTTCATTTTATCATTAAGTAGGATGTTAGTGAACATGTAATTACTGTGTAGATTATGATGCATCAAAAGCAAGGGATGTGTTTACTGTCAATAAGAAGTGGTTAGAAGATAGTGTCAAAGAATGGGAAATACTATCTGTTGACGTCTACGTTTCATGGTAATTTCTTTTGTTCATATTTTTCGTATTTCTGATATGTGGATTACAATTTTGTTTAATGTTCTCTAATTTCATATAATGCCCCCAGGCCTAGGAGAGCAACCTCAAGGAAATATAGAACTCCAATAAAGGACAATACTGCTATGAACAGTGACAGGTAAACCATAGTGCCGATTTTTTTTATCGAATAATTTGTGATCTGAATTTAAGGCATGTTTGTCACTTTGAAATTTTGGACTGAGCCGAACATATGCAGTGCTCACTCTATCTAGAGCAAGCTTATCCTGACTATGATATGAAAATAGGGAAGCACCATCGACAGCAAAGAAGGTTAAAACACGATCTCCAGAACAGAGTGATTCAGTCAAAAAGTATTGTCTCATCTCTCAATTTTGGACTGAGCCGAACATATGCAATGCCCACTAGCAAGCTTATCCTGACTATGATATGAAAACAGGGAAGCATCATCGACAGGAAAGAAGGCTAAAATTCGATCTCCAGAGGAGAGAGATATAGTCAAAAGGTATTGTCTCATCTCTCATGTCTCGCATTTGTGCAAAGCCAGTGTACTCTTTTGGATTTGTATCTAACTGTGCTATGAACAGACAAGCTCTGTCCACAGGATGCATGAAGACGTACCCTCCAGCAGAAGAGCATGCTGCATCACTTTGCAAACGGCGCTTGAATTTCGACTGGAGGCGGCTCTCAGACTACAAGCCAAGTGAAATGGTGGTGCAGGTGCAAATACCCAGAAGCAACATGGAGAAGAAAATTGGGACAGATGAATTCAAGGGTGCCCTGTCAGGTTCCTATGCAGAAATGGCAAATATCCATAGTGGAGGACAATGCATAAAGAACACAATCAGCGCAAGTAGCTTCAGGGTGTCAAGGAATTCAGGGGAAGTGATAATGGATAAGCCTCAGTTAGTGGAATATGAAGAAAAGCTCGCCCTTGCCAACAGAAAGCAGTTTGTGCTGATGGTGCAGGCGCACTTCAAGGAAAAGTGCTGCTCACTGCCAGATGATATCGCCGAGTGGCTGGCTTGCATTATTGATGTCGGGAAGGTGTCAGACAGAGTGCTGAAGAACCACATAAACATGCAGCACCCCGTTGATATCTATGGTAGCTTTGTCGCCATGTACTACATCTTGATGAGGCTGAAGGAGGAAGATTTTACTCAGTTTGTCCAGATAATGAACTCAAACATCATGAGAAAGTACATACCTTGGGTGCAAAACTTCAGATGGAAGTTACTGAACGATACGGTGAAATATATACACCCCAAAATGGCCGAGCTAAACAACCTGAGGAGCCAAGTCAGTAACTCTGGAGCAATAGGACAGGCTGTGATCTACAAACCGAAGAAAAGGGATCCTGACCTTTCCGGGATACTGGAGGTGGTACGGGACTGTTTTACTCACCCTGCAATGATCCATCAGGTTTTTCTGCTGCCGGTGCTGTTAGCCGAGGGGTACCCCAGGCTACTTTTCGATCTTCAAAGGAAGCTGTTTGAGTTGGGGCATCTTATGAATCTCAGGTGATCCCGCAAGCAAAAGTGAGCATGTGTAGAAGGAACTGAACAGAGTGAGAACACTGAAAACACGGCGTAAAGAAACTGCAACTGGTGTGAAGGTGTGAAGGCGAAAGTGCAAGTTTGACGAAGGAGTCAGACCGCTATAGAGATGAGTGATACTTGTAGAGAAGATGACTGATACTTGTAGAGAATACTTGTAGAGAATGTGTTTCTCGCCTCTCCTCCCTGAATGCCATGTTTCCTTCTTCCTTTGCTTATTTTTCTATGTCAGCTAGACACTCTCTAGCATGTGCCTAGACCATATTCTTTCCACTATATCTAAAAGGAAAAGCCAAGAGGAATCCCCTGTTCCATTTGTGCCTGTTATACCTCCACCTCCAGTAGTGAGCCTACCTATGGTGCAAAAAGAAGCCTTTTTCATTAGCTTGGTTGGCTAGCACCTGATTCAACTAAGCTTGCTTTTGATACTTGTTATCTGAAGTATTTGCCATGGACCTCTGTTGTATTGTGCTTGTGAACGTATGTATGAACAGTTTCAAATATTCCTTGTTAATCTGTGTTAAATTGTGCTTGCATGCATATGGAACATATCAATGTGCTGCCGAAATTGTGTAAATGGTCCGACAAGTTTCTTGACAGAAGTTAAAATATCAGGTGGAGGGTCCATATGTGGCTAGAATTGGCTCAAATCCTAACAGTAGACTCATATTactgtttttttttattttctgtaaatttttcttatttttctgaGAAGTTCGTTTTGTTGGCCAAAATCTGACAAATTTCTAGACAGAAGTTAAAATATCAGTTTGAGTGTCCATATCTGCCCAGAATTCGCTCAAATTCTGACAGTATGCTCATATTAGCGTTCTTGATTTTCTGTAAAAAGAATTAGATTTTTCTGTGATGTTTGATTTTTTTGTCAAAAATTTGAAATTATGGGCGCCCGGAAGATCCAAATATGCCGCTGGAAGTTGGTCTGTAGTAAATACTACAATACACACCGAAATACATTTATGTGTTTATTTATGGCCTGTTACTGGTagcattttggagctaattagttACAGACTTGGTGCTTGCAAATGGACAGAGATGGTTCTACAGAGAGTTGTAGGCCAGAAGGACGTGAAACGCGCCCAAATCGGAGTCGCCGGGTTGAAGCACTAACCgatggagtacattgctgctgctTTGGTGGTGCGCATGCAAACCATGGCCTCTCCCATCGAAAAAACACAGGGCGAAACTTAACAACACGCCAAATAAATATAAATCCAAGTCGGACAGACGCAGTACAACTTAACAACACGCCAAATAAATATATACTGACATGACACAGTACAAACTAACAGACAGACGACAGCAGCAAATTACCAAGTGGAGTAGCAGCAACACGGTGTGGGTATTCTGAACGATAACCATTTTATAGTCAAGTACAACTGGGCCATTTTGAAAATCCTACAATATCCTAGGGTTCTTTCACAAAAATGCCATCTACTTTTAGTTTCTACACAAGTGCTGGTGCAAGCTTTGCTTGGCCAAGCACATGCAGTCTCCATGAAAATCACATTCTGGCCCTGCAGCGCAAACATCTTCAGGCTACACCTTttcaagttgtgaatctcctcccAAACACTGATATCAACTGCTCTTGTTACAGACTCATGCTGCAACCATGGAAGTCAATTCAAAGAATCACTAATAGTTCAAGTAAAACATTCTTGCAATTCAGAGCAGCTGTACCTCGCTTATTATGAAAGCACAACACAAAATACCTGCAACGGAAGAATAACGCAGTGACCAGGAACAATAGGCTCAAACTGTGGAAGCATCAGGTAAGTCAAGTTCCCTAGTGCCACAACCAGATGCTTTGGCCAGGATGGGTTCTCAAAACAATACAAACACCGCTCTTTCTGAGTTAAGATATGTCCATCTTTCCTTCTCCTCATGCGCGCTTTCACTCTTCCTTCTGGGAGCATCACCCAACTCATACTCCGAGGGATTTTGGATTGCGATTTCCTTTTGGGGATCAGGCCGATTTGATGACAGGAATTTCCTTGTTTGTTGCAGCCTAAGATTGGGATTGGCCTACTCTTCTTCTATAACCGGGATCTTACGACTCTCGTGCTTAATAAGTTGGCACCTCGCATCCTGCCAAAACCTAATCCTCTTATTCTCTAGCTATTTTATTTGCAGGATGTTGTAATGCTTGCTATGAATAATTTTATTTGCAGCATGCAGATCagcatcttcttctccttcctcgcgTTCAGCTGAAATCAGCTTTATCGTATGCCTGCAGTTACAAAAAAGGCAATAGTATAGTATGTTAAGCAGGCAGACAAATTATAGGAACTTCCGTCTAGTGTTTAATAATCAATATTACAAAATTTGCACACAGCAGTACAGGAGCTGTTTTTCAAAGAAGAGGGATATAGTATCAGTTATGTACTATTCAGAACGACTAAACTAAGGGTATGTCACATGGCTCATAAACATGGGTTTGCTTCACTTCTGCACCAATTATCGCCCGCACTGGTTTATATATGCAAAACCAACATATACAAATACACAAAGCAACAGGACTTTAAATGTAATAGCATTTTAATCAGCAAAGAGACTGAATTTGTTTCAACTGCAGGACTTACAAACAAAAGAAAGCCCAACTTAACATACATACTGGACAGTCATAGAAAAACTACTAATAGGTAATGCAAATGTATTCCGGCATAAGATAGACTAACCGGATTGAGATCCTTCCCTTTTCATGCCTAGGTTCATCAACAGAGATGTCTCCATCCTCCAGCACAGCCTCCCTTTTTCTCTAAGAAAGAACAACTATCAGTTAAAGTCACATGAGCTTGCAAATTTGTGCCGTTGAATCCTAAACTGAGTTGGTCATACACACAATCCATTTTTTATTGCCAGTAGGGACTGATGCAGTTCCTATAGTTTACATATTAACTATATGAGTACACTAGGTAGGCTACACAGTTCCTAGAGTTCTAATGAATATGTGTGAATCACTGAATCATTATTATGTTGTAAATTTTAtcattttgaaattacatgggggAAATGATACTGTGAATATAGTCAGAGCAACAATAGTTTTGCAACACTTAACGAAAGTTGTTCAGCTTCTTCATGCTTGCCTTTCATTCGAAGGTGAAGAATCTTTGCAGCTAACTGGTTTGCATCTAGCTTCTGAGCATTAACTGAAGGTGCCATCTTTGAAGTATCCTCATGGGACTTTTCCTCGTCATACTCAGCAGTTTCCATAAGATGTCAGAAGACCGTGATCAATGATCTTTTCCATAAGTGCCTGACTGTCAGAAGACATATCATGTCTACTCCTTTTCCACGGCATGGAGTCAAGCTGAGGTTTTCTAATTAGATGATGCCAAGAGGAAGCATCCTGGCCACCACTGCCCCCACTTCGGTTGCCCTCCTTAGAATGCATGTAAGCACCTGAAGTGCCAGCTGTAGATGCTGCTGTATCTAAGCTGCCTAAAGAGCCCAATCTCCCTTCAACAACTACAGTAATGGAATATCATTATCATATAAATTAGGAAAAAGATAAACTAGTTAAAATCAGTTCATACCGGTAATCATAGGTGCATGCAGCAACACACTATGTTGGGATTTGCAATATTTCCAAGGTAAAGGTAAAAAAAGCTCAAATTAAACAATGTACACAACTATTTATTACGGATGTATCAAGCCAATGCAATATTCCATATGAAAATTCCTTGGATGAAATTGAGAACTTGTTTTACCTTACAatgtctactccctccgtccttaaaagagtgtacttccaactttgttggagggtcaaactatctcaaagtttgaccgagtttgtgcaaaaatatatctatatttgtgaaaccaaataggtatattatgaaaatatattttatcatgaatctaatgctactaatttgatggcataaatgttggtgtattattgtataaatatagtcaaacataaaaaagtttgactttccaagaaagttggaagtacactctttaaaggacggagggagtaggaattTAGGTAATTACCTTGAGCATAGTAATACAACACCTATCTGCTAACATAAACTAAACTCTCCACTATATTTATCTGATATGGACCATACACTAAACAACGGCCCAATTTTTTAGGTAAAACATCTTATAAGCATTGATTTGAAGTGGATTTGCTCGCCTCCAGCAAATCTTGTAAATCTAGTATCTGACATTAGTAGGTAATGACTCCCCTGTTTGACCAATCCTAGACACAATTTCATGGGAACAACTCCATATGCAACCACAGGGAACAGGCAGCGATAAAATGGAAGAACAGAAAAAACTATAGTAAATTTTCTTAACAGTAAAAGGAAGAATAACCATCCTGCAGTGCAAATCCATTTAGAGATTGACTAGTGAGGCCCTACTAATACATAGATAGATATCATGTACCTTGCTCCTGACAAACATCAACTCTTCCCCATGGGGTATTCTTCCATGGAAGTTACGTCACCTACATAAAGACAGTCTTCCGAACATTAGATTATAGCAAACTAGAAGCCAAGAGTGTAGCTACCTTATATAATACCCAACCTTGAGACAAACTGGACAGGAAAAATTGaatgaaaatgaaataaaaacaggAATAAAACTGCACACTTCGATTGATAGGGATAATGTGGATATTCAATCTCAACAGAAAAGCAAAGTATTCCCACTTAATTTCCAACTTATGTTTCACTCTGATCAGACAGGGTAGTAAAGCATTATGTTCCTGAATAAAAATTTAGTGTATCGCTATCAAAATACCCAAAACAACACCAGACCAGAAAGGGATTGAAACAAATCCTAAATAATCAAGTCTCTCACACATTCCTTTCAAGAGGAAATCATTATATCTTCAATTGAAGCCAACAAAACTCATACATGTACAGACATATCTAGCAAGGGATTAATAACTAACTACTTAAGCAATTAACAAATCAGAGTCGAACGGCGTGGGCAGTTCAACTTGAAAGACTACTCGCAAGCTTAGTTTGTGTGCTTAAAATAAAAGCAAGCCTAGTGGCACAGGCACATGGAGGGAGCCTGAGCCCGGGAAGAACCCTATCCCAGCTCTGCCGAAGGGAGCAGGGCGGCGGATCGAGGACGTCGAGCTCCCTGAGGACAAACGGTGCTCGCTCGTGCAGGTGCGGTCGGTGGAGCTAGGCTGCGGAGGGTAGTGGGGCGGCGCGCTGAGATTTGTCGAGGTGGACGGTGTGTGTGACTTGTCAAGGTGGCCGACGACCTTGGGGGCGGCCGGTGCGCCATGGGAATGGCCAAGCTCGCCGTCCGGTCCGCGAGTCTCTGTGCGGCGCCGGCTTCCTCCAACGAGCGCAGCAGCTCCGCCTGGATCTGGGGAGGGGGTCGTGGGTTGTGTGGT encodes the following:
- the LOC123143978 gene encoding uncharacterized protein; this encodes MVGAQNVGISNGSYFICNSLADYDASKARDVFTVNKKWLEDSVKEWEILSVDVYVSWPRRATSRKYRTPIKDNTAMNSDREAPSTAKKVKTRSPEQSDSVKKEASSTGKKAKIRSPEERDIVKRQALSTGCMKTYPPAEEHAASLCKRRLNFDWRRLSDYKPSEMVVQVQIPRSNMEKKIGTDEFKGALSGSYAEMANIHSGGQCIKNTISASSFRVSRNSGEVIMDKPQLVEYEEKLALANRKQFVLMVQAHFKEKCCSLPDDIAEWLACIIDVGKVSDRVLKNHINMQHPVDIYGSFVAMYYILMRLKEEDFTQFVQIMNSNIMRKYIPWVQNFRWKLLNDTVKYIHPKMAELNNLRSQVSNSGAIGQAVIYKPKKRDPDLSGILEVVRDCFTHPAMIHQVFLLPVLLAEGYPRLLFDLQRKLFELGHLMNLR